A genome region from Thermomonospora amylolytica includes the following:
- a CDS encoding DEAD/DEAH box helicase, with translation MSLDGLHPSLVHNIVNQLGWPDLRPLQKAAVAPLLNGSDALLLAPTAGGKTEAAAFPLLSRMASEGWGAPSLLYLAPLKALLNNLLPRLETYAGWLGRRAALWHGDVTSGKRAALLRDAPDVLLTTPESLESMLVSTKVDHDRWFSGLQCVVVDEVHAFADDDRGWHLLAVLERLTRVAGRPLQRVGLSATVGNPAELLRWLQGSGAGERPGRVVAPGVELPPVASRHPAFTGVPDDPPPGDIQLDHVGSIENAAKVIAALHRGEKRLVFCDSRQLVERLGASLLARGVTTFLSHASLSLDERRRAEEAFAESRDCVIVSTSTLELGIDVGDLDRVIQINAPTTVASFLQRLGRTGRRAGTTRNCLFLALDEDGLLTAAGLLLLWARGWVEPVEPPPEPRHIVAQQILALCLQEHRVGERLWSDWWGGLAPFGSAAEPIVRHLVEEGFLDRDGGMLFIGPAAEQHFGRRHFMELTTAFTAAPEFTVLCGREEIGRTDPGLLTERVEGPRLLLLAGQSWRVTWVDWKRRRAFVEPADGGGRARWVSAGFGGMSYALSRAVREVLLGTDPPVRLTRRAEAALTLAREGSVDMVHPGGTVISRTGGDVRWWTWGGHRANSTLKASLGALADAGQRVDPYCVRLRGDLTPQMWRAARDAALERLCLPDADDKALEGLKFSAALPRHLAEATLSARLADLDGARLLLEQPQRLNITV, from the coding sequence GTGAGCCTGGACGGCCTGCATCCGTCCCTGGTCCACAACATCGTCAACCAGCTCGGCTGGCCCGACCTGCGTCCCCTGCAGAAGGCCGCTGTCGCGCCATTGTTGAACGGCTCGGACGCCTTGCTGCTGGCTCCCACGGCCGGGGGCAAGACGGAGGCGGCGGCCTTCCCGCTGCTGTCACGGATGGCGTCCGAGGGGTGGGGGGCACCCTCGCTGCTGTACCTGGCGCCGCTGAAGGCGTTGCTGAACAACCTGCTCCCCCGGCTGGAGACCTACGCCGGATGGCTGGGCCGCCGGGCGGCCTTGTGGCACGGGGACGTGACCTCGGGCAAGCGGGCGGCGCTGCTGCGGGACGCGCCCGACGTGCTGCTGACCACCCCGGAGTCGCTGGAGTCGATGCTGGTCAGCACCAAGGTGGACCACGACCGGTGGTTCTCCGGGCTGCAGTGCGTGGTGGTGGACGAGGTGCACGCGTTCGCCGACGACGACCGCGGCTGGCACCTGCTGGCGGTGCTGGAACGGCTCACCCGGGTGGCGGGCAGGCCGCTGCAGCGGGTGGGGCTGTCGGCGACCGTCGGCAACCCGGCCGAGTTGCTGCGCTGGCTGCAGGGTTCGGGAGCGGGCGAACGCCCGGGGCGGGTGGTGGCACCGGGCGTGGAGTTGCCGCCGGTGGCCTCCAGGCATCCGGCCTTCACCGGCGTGCCGGACGATCCACCGCCCGGTGACATCCAACTCGACCACGTGGGATCGATCGAGAACGCCGCCAAGGTGATCGCGGCGCTGCACCGCGGGGAGAAGCGGCTGGTGTTCTGCGACTCCCGGCAGCTCGTGGAGCGGCTGGGGGCGTCGTTGCTGGCGCGGGGGGTGACGACGTTCCTGTCACACGCCTCGCTGTCCCTGGACGAACGGCGCAGGGCCGAGGAGGCGTTCGCCGAATCCCGGGACTGCGTCATCGTCTCCACCAGCACCCTCGAACTGGGTATCGACGTGGGCGACCTGGACCGGGTCATCCAGATCAACGCGCCCACGACGGTGGCGTCATTCCTGCAGCGGCTGGGACGCACCGGACGGCGGGCCGGGACGACGCGCAACTGCCTGTTCCTGGCGCTGGACGAGGACGGGCTGCTGACGGCGGCGGGACTGCTGCTGCTGTGGGCGCGCGGATGGGTGGAGCCGGTGGAGCCGCCGCCCGAGCCCCGGCACATCGTCGCCCAGCAGATCCTGGCGCTGTGCCTGCAGGAGCATCGGGTCGGGGAACGGCTGTGGTCGGACTGGTGGGGCGGTCTTGCTCCGTTCGGGTCTGCGGCCGAGCCGATCGTCCGGCATCTGGTCGAGGAGGGCTTCCTGGACCGGGACGGCGGGATGCTGTTCATCGGACCGGCCGCGGAGCAGCACTTCGGGCGGCGGCACTTCATGGAGCTGACCACGGCTTTCACGGCGGCGCCCGAGTTCACGGTGCTGTGCGGACGGGAGGAGATCGGCCGGACAGACCCTGGACTGCTGACCGAGCGGGTCGAAGGGCCGCGGCTGCTGCTGCTCGCCGGGCAGAGCTGGCGGGTGACCTGGGTGGACTGGAAGCGCCGCCGCGCCTTCGTGGAGCCCGCCGACGGGGGCGGGCGCGCTCGCTGGGTGTCGGCCGGGTTCGGCGGAATGTCGTATGCGTTGAGCCGGGCCGTTCGCGAGGTACTGCTGGGCACCGACCCACCAGTGCGGCTGACCCGGCGGGCCGAAGCCGCCCTGACGCTGGCGCGAGAGGGGTCGGTCGACATGGTCCATCCCGGCGGCACGGTGATCAGCCGTACGGGCGGGGACGTGCGGTGGTGGACGTGGGGCGGCCACCGGGCCAACTCCACGCTCAAGGCGTCACTGGGCGCGCTGGCCGATGCCGGCCAGCGGGTGGATCCGTACTGCGTCCGGCTGCGGGGAGACCTGACGCCGCAGATGTGGCGGGCGGCCCGGGACGCCGCCCTGGAACGGCTGTGCCTGCCGGACGCGGACGACAAAGCCCTGGAAGGGCTGAAGTTCTCCGCCGCGCTCCCGCGCCACCTGGCCGAGGCCACCCTGTCGGCACGGCTGGCGGATCTGGACGGGGCGCGTCTGCTGCTGGAACAGCCGCAGCGGTTGAATATCACCGTTTGA
- the brxD gene encoding BREX system ATP-binding protein BrxD: MSTTAVSPVRRREVIDALRRGTVPQAGLDLFAVGLERFENALDEELDAVASGGAVFKAVRGEYGSGKTFFSRWLGERAKRRGFAVAEIQISETETPLHRLETVYRRLVERLATASHPPSALRDVIDGWFYTLEEDVLAAGDVPLDGEGMPDTAALERGVDELLERRLAAVARTTPAFSAALRAYRRARMSGESAVAEGLIAWLGGQPNVSAAAKRAAGVKGDLDHFGALGFLQGLLTVLRDSGHPGLLVVLDEIETLQRVRSDVREKGLNALRQLLDEVDAGRFPGLYLMITGTPQFYDGRQGVQRLAPLAQRLATDFGDPRFDNPRAVQIRLTGFDLDKLTLLGTAIRDLYAEGADPRIRSVVDDAYVGELARAVAGELGGQAGIAPRVFLRKLVEQVLDRVDQFPDFDPRRDYALTLSAGELTDVERNAWQQTAADADEVEL, from the coding sequence ATGAGCACAACGGCGGTCAGTCCCGTCCGGCGGCGCGAGGTGATCGACGCGCTGCGCCGAGGCACCGTGCCGCAGGCGGGGCTCGACCTGTTCGCGGTCGGCCTGGAGCGGTTCGAGAACGCCCTGGACGAGGAGCTGGACGCGGTCGCCTCCGGCGGCGCGGTGTTCAAGGCGGTGCGCGGCGAGTACGGCTCGGGCAAGACGTTCTTCTCCCGGTGGCTGGGCGAGCGGGCCAAGCGGCGCGGCTTCGCGGTCGCCGAGATCCAGATCTCCGAGACCGAGACTCCGCTGCACCGGCTGGAGACGGTCTACCGGCGGCTGGTGGAGCGGCTGGCGACGGCCTCGCACCCGCCGAGCGCGCTGCGGGACGTGATCGACGGCTGGTTCTACACCCTCGAGGAGGACGTGCTGGCGGCCGGGGACGTGCCGCTGGACGGCGAGGGCATGCCGGACACGGCGGCGCTGGAACGCGGGGTGGACGAGTTGCTGGAACGCCGGCTGGCGGCGGTGGCCCGGACGACCCCGGCGTTCTCGGCGGCGCTGCGCGCCTACCGGCGGGCCCGCATGTCGGGTGAGTCGGCGGTCGCGGAGGGCCTGATCGCCTGGCTGGGCGGGCAGCCGAACGTGTCGGCGGCGGCCAAGCGTGCCGCCGGCGTGAAGGGCGACCTGGACCATTTCGGGGCGCTGGGCTTCCTGCAGGGGCTGCTGACCGTGCTGCGCGACTCCGGGCATCCGGGGCTGCTGGTGGTGCTGGACGAGATCGAGACCCTGCAGCGGGTCCGCAGCGACGTCCGGGAGAAGGGGCTCAACGCGCTGCGGCAGCTCCTCGACGAGGTCGACGCCGGACGGTTCCCCGGGCTCTACCTGATGATCACGGGGACCCCGCAGTTCTACGACGGGCGGCAGGGGGTGCAGCGGCTGGCCCCGCTGGCGCAGCGGCTCGCCACCGACTTCGGCGACCCGCGGTTCGACAACCCGCGGGCCGTGCAGATCCGGCTGACCGGCTTCGACCTGGACAAGCTGACGCTGCTGGGGACCGCGATCCGCGACCTGTACGCCGAGGGCGCCGACCCCCGGATCCGTTCGGTGGTCGACGACGCCTATGTCGGTGAGCTGGCCCGCGCAGTGGCCGGTGAGCTGGGCGGCCAGGCCGGGATCGCGCCTCGGGTGTTCCTGCGCAAGCTGGTCGAGCAGGTGCTGGACCGGGTGGACCAGTTCCCCGACTTCGACCCGCGCCGTGACTACGCGCTGACCCTGTCGGCGGGCGAGCTGACCGACGTCGAGCGGAACGCCTGGCAGCAGACCGCCGCCGACGCCGACGAGGTGGAACTGTGA
- the pglZ gene encoding BREX-2 system phosphatase PglZ, with protein MTTTTQTSAPEATQPVVEGELRRALRHNARRRERLGPGAGTEKVLVLRAAPEWRGPDRITVAIEDGRPVTARVRGCPTVLAVLDALSGRHERDEHLVLLTPCTKDELGESVLAQVIGNEIQHINRWDLVAEAFGARVLDPRLTAPERRWLAESLLDAQPTGWRRLTGPTLELETALRRLSAVRFGKDEDERLDAAALLEWSRDEVRVARFLALDEQERRGLITWLEQSVGPVASVVFRMLRHGHVHDAVPFGLVAAELYAPTARRQHAALQARGRAEERYFGGQAPSEQALKAFAEAAESLTLRWSQNGRAEEAGLICERAEQILVHELQAGSLAEDSKLLSAGLDARLGRLAKLIAQALPAPKPIDLGVIEAALTKLGEHRRTGDRAAEVNAAISAVRLTRWLVRNEPPAATVKEAATWYVRVGGWVDRALAELWNADTSRVPQARSAYAALYEAVRARRAGIDRGFAERLAAWEGTDTSTLLLAETLLDRVARPVAEKRAPLIIVLDGMSAGVAAQLAEEILATRAWTEVGRDADGREAALATLPSVTTYSRTSLLCGRLQAGGQSEEHAGFTALWGNRRSKLFHKGDLPGGAGAVLDDEVLAAIRDPGTVVGVVLNTIDDALRDGREGSAPTWRLADVTYLGELLAEAARVGRPVILTSDHGHVLDRGDDIHPANAKSARHRSGTPGEGELLFRGPRVLAPGGEVVMPWDERIRYLQRRAGYHGGASLAEMIIPVLVFVTTESDCPKGWHPYANPSLHEPSWWNTSASPAVAVPAPRTPVRASQRRAAPQDDALFSPEDAAQPKRSGGLGERIIAAPLYQAQRGFIRKPPPDDKVAALIDALAGAGGKLPVQAAAKVVGQPPFRMAGFLAQVGRLLNVDGYQVIGEIDGGRTVDLNEQRLKEQFLGA; from the coding sequence ATGACCACGACCACCCAGACCAGCGCCCCCGAGGCCACCCAGCCGGTCGTGGAGGGCGAGCTGCGCCGGGCTCTGCGCCACAACGCCCGGCGCCGGGAGCGGCTGGGCCCGGGAGCCGGCACCGAGAAGGTGCTGGTGCTGCGGGCCGCCCCCGAATGGCGCGGCCCCGACCGGATCACCGTCGCCATCGAGGACGGCCGCCCGGTCACCGCCCGGGTCCGCGGCTGCCCGACCGTGCTGGCCGTGCTCGACGCCCTCAGCGGGCGGCACGAGCGCGACGAGCATCTCGTCCTGCTCACCCCCTGCACGAAGGACGAGCTGGGCGAGTCGGTCCTGGCCCAGGTGATCGGCAACGAGATCCAGCACATCAACCGCTGGGACCTGGTCGCCGAGGCGTTCGGCGCGCGGGTGCTCGACCCGCGGCTGACCGCTCCGGAGCGCCGCTGGCTGGCCGAGTCGCTGCTGGACGCCCAGCCCACCGGCTGGCGGCGGCTGACCGGGCCGACACTGGAACTGGAGACGGCGCTGCGCCGGCTGTCCGCCGTACGGTTCGGCAAGGACGAGGACGAGCGGCTGGACGCGGCGGCCCTGCTGGAGTGGAGCCGGGACGAGGTCCGGGTGGCGCGGTTCCTCGCCCTGGACGAGCAGGAGCGCCGGGGGCTGATCACCTGGCTGGAGCAGTCGGTCGGGCCGGTGGCGAGCGTGGTGTTCCGGATGCTGCGGCACGGCCATGTGCATGACGCGGTGCCGTTCGGGCTGGTCGCCGCCGAGCTGTACGCGCCGACCGCTCGCCGCCAGCACGCGGCGTTGCAGGCCCGCGGGCGCGCCGAGGAGCGGTACTTCGGCGGGCAGGCCCCGAGCGAGCAGGCCCTTAAGGCGTTCGCCGAGGCCGCCGAGTCGCTCACCCTGCGATGGAGCCAGAACGGCCGGGCGGAGGAGGCCGGGCTGATCTGCGAGCGGGCCGAACAGATCCTGGTGCACGAGCTGCAGGCCGGTTCGCTGGCCGAGGACAGCAAGCTGCTGAGCGCCGGTCTGGACGCCCGGCTGGGCAGGCTGGCCAAGCTCATCGCCCAGGCCCTGCCCGCGCCCAAGCCCATCGACCTGGGCGTCATCGAGGCCGCCCTGACCAAGCTCGGCGAACACCGCCGCACCGGTGACCGGGCCGCCGAGGTGAACGCCGCGATCTCGGCCGTCCGGCTGACCCGCTGGCTGGTCCGCAACGAGCCCCCGGCCGCCACCGTCAAGGAGGCCGCCACCTGGTACGTCCGGGTGGGCGGCTGGGTCGACCGGGCGCTCGCGGAGCTGTGGAACGCCGACACCTCCCGGGTGCCGCAGGCCCGTTCCGCCTACGCCGCCCTGTACGAGGCGGTGCGGGCGCGGCGGGCCGGTATCGACCGGGGCTTCGCCGAACGGCTCGCGGCCTGGGAGGGCACCGACACCTCCACCCTGCTGCTGGCCGAGACCCTCCTGGACCGTGTCGCCCGCCCCGTCGCGGAGAAGAGGGCGCCGCTGATCATCGTGCTCGACGGGATGAGCGCCGGGGTCGCCGCCCAGCTCGCCGAGGAGATCCTGGCCACCCGGGCGTGGACGGAGGTCGGCCGTGACGCCGACGGCCGGGAGGCCGCCCTGGCGACGCTGCCTTCGGTGACGACGTACTCGCGAACCAGCCTGCTGTGCGGGCGGCTCCAGGCGGGCGGGCAGTCCGAGGAGCACGCCGGGTTCACCGCGCTGTGGGGCAACCGCAGGTCGAAGCTGTTCCACAAGGGTGACCTGCCCGGTGGGGCCGGAGCGGTGCTGGACGACGAGGTGCTCGCCGCGATCAGGGATCCGGGCACCGTGGTCGGCGTGGTGCTCAACACCATCGACGACGCGCTGCGCGACGGGCGGGAGGGCAGCGCACCCACCTGGCGGCTGGCGGACGTCACGTACCTGGGCGAGCTGCTGGCAGAGGCGGCCCGGGTCGGTCGTCCGGTGATCCTCACCTCCGACCACGGTCACGTGCTCGACCGGGGCGACGACATCCACCCGGCGAACGCCAAGTCCGCGCGGCACCGCAGCGGTACGCCCGGGGAAGGCGAGCTGCTGTTCCGCGGGCCTCGGGTGCTGGCCCCCGGGGGCGAGGTCGTCATGCCGTGGGACGAGCGGATCCGGTACCTGCAGCGCCGCGCCGGCTACCACGGCGGCGCGTCCCTCGCCGAGATGATCATCCCGGTGCTGGTGTTCGTCACCACCGAGAGCGACTGCCCCAAGGGCTGGCACCCCTACGCCAACCCGTCGCTGCACGAGCCGTCCTGGTGGAACACCTCCGCCTCTCCGGCTGTGGCCGTTCCGGCCCCGCGCACGCCCGTGCGTGCCTCGCAGCGACGTGCCGCGCCCCAGGACGACGCCCTGTTCTCCCCCGAGGACGCTGCGCAGCCCAAGCGGAGCGGCGGGCTCGGGGAACGGATCATCGCGGCGCCGCTGTACCAGGCGCAGCGTGGCTTCATCCGCAAGCCGCCGCCCGACGACAAGGTGGCCGCGTTGATCGACGCGCTGGCCGGCGCCGGCGGCAAGCTACCGGTGCAGGCCGCCGCGAAGGTGGTCGGACAGCCGCCGTTCCGGATGGCCGGGTTCCTGGCCCAGGTGGGCCGGCTGCTCAACGTCGACGGCTACCAGGTCATCGGGGAGATCGACGGCGGCCGTACGGTGGACCTCAACGAGCAGCGGTTGAAGGAACAGTTCCTGGGAGCCTGA